From the Alkalibacter rhizosphaerae genome, one window contains:
- the yqeK gene encoding bis(5'-nucleosyl)-tetraphosphatase (symmetrical) YqeK, producing MDYDTLAAAVKKRISKKRFAHSLGVMEVAVQLAKRYGCDVEKTRIAAICHDCAKNESREQLLQKADQYGMILDDVVYYETQLMHGPVGSLIARHELGVEDEEILAAIAHHTTGIKEMSLLDKIIYLSDFVEPGRNYPGVEILRELAFVDLDRALIQAFDNTIRYVLSLDSVLHPNTIEARNQLIMRIGG from the coding sequence ATGGATTACGATACTTTGGCAGCTGCAGTGAAAAAAAGAATATCAAAGAAACGATTTGCCCATTCCCTGGGTGTGATGGAAGTGGCGGTACAGCTGGCGAAACGCTACGGATGCGACGTGGAAAAAACACGCATTGCAGCGATCTGCCATGATTGTGCAAAAAATGAAAGCAGGGAACAATTGTTGCAAAAGGCAGACCAGTATGGAATGATACTGGACGATGTTGTCTATTACGAGACCCAATTGATGCATGGACCGGTGGGAAGCCTCATCGCCAGGCATGAGCTGGGTGTAGAGGACGAAGAGATCCTTGCGGCCATTGCCCATCATACGACAGGAATAAAAGAGATGAGTTTGTTGGACAAGATCATTTATTTGTCCGATTTTGTAGAACCGGGAAGAAATTACCCCGGAGTAGAAATTTTGCGGGAACTGGCTTTTGTGGATCTGGACCGGGCCCTGATCCAGGCTTTTGACAATACCATTCGGTATGTACTCAGTCTGGACAGCGTGCTTCACCCCAATACCATAGAAGCAAGAAATCAGTTGATCATGAGAATAGGAGGATAA
- the rsfS gene encoding ribosome silencing factor, with the protein MEKNAQAFALQIKDWIEDKNGTDVEIIDVSDLTPMTDAFVIASGSSTLNVKAIAEHVEDMGSKTGTEPLSYEGRQGGRWILIDFNSVVVHIFLEEERAFYNLERLWQDGKRV; encoded by the coding sequence TTGGAAAAAAACGCACAAGCATTTGCATTGCAGATCAAAGATTGGATCGAAGACAAAAATGGCACCGATGTTGAGATCATTGACGTCAGTGACTTGACGCCCATGACGGATGCCTTTGTCATCGCCAGCGGATCATCGACATTGAACGTCAAAGCGATCGCTGAACATGTGGAGGACATGGGATCAAAAACCGGAACGGAGCCTCTCAGCTACGAAGGTCGACAAGGCGGACGTTGGATCCTGATCGATTTCAATAGTGTCGTCGTTCATATATTTTTGGAGGAAGAACGGGCATTTTACAATCTGGAGCGACTTTGGCAGGATGGAAAACGAGTCTGA
- a CDS encoding tRNA (cytidine(34)-2'-O)-methyltransferase, with amino-acid sequence MNIVLFEPEIPQNTGNISRTCVVTGTRLHLIEPMGFSVSDKQVKRAGLDYWSLLDLEVHRDFPSFEEKYGNHPFYFLSTKGEKRYDEIEFEEDAFLIFGKESAGFPSYIHEKYAPQRFRIPMIPNEKARSLNLSNSVGIVLYEALRQQGFHDLV; translated from the coding sequence ATGAATATCGTGTTATTTGAACCGGAGATCCCACAGAATACCGGAAACATCAGTAGAACTTGCGTGGTCACCGGCACCCGTCTACATTTGATCGAGCCCATGGGTTTTTCGGTCAGCGACAAGCAGGTCAAACGGGCGGGACTGGACTATTGGAGTTTGCTGGACCTGGAAGTTCATCGGGATTTTCCGAGTTTTGAAGAAAAATACGGCAACCATCCCTTTTATTTTCTCAGTACAAAAGGGGAAAAGCGATACGATGAAATAGAATTTGAGGAAGACGCCTTTCTGATTTTTGGCAAAGAATCAGCTGGATTCCCAAGCTATATTCATGAGAAGTATGCTCCACAACGATTTCGGATCCCCATGATCCCCAATGAAAAAGCCAGATCCTTGAATTTGTCCAACAGCGTTGGCATTGTTCTATATGAAGCACTACGGCAACAGGGCTTTCATGACTTGGTATGA